Proteins encoded together in one Chitinophaga sp. LS1 window:
- a CDS encoding alpha/beta hydrolase — protein sequence MKTQDQLKDMELPAGIRERYVPGVNGLTVHVLEAGFETPKRPALLLLHGFPELAYSWRKVMLPLAAAGYHVIAPDLRGYGRTTGSDNSFDGNYASFRTHELSRDALGLMMAMGHNSVSAIVGHDVGSTVAAYCALVRPDFFRSVVILSCPFGGVPPLPFGVEGQASPNLQPLAPAKDPLASLPRPRKDSTTYFSSRSANDDMLNSKHGLRDFQRAYFHVKSADWSQNKPFALTSGTAEEFARQPTYYVLDLDKTMPESVAPYMPSQNEIDACKWLPDNEIDFYTQEFKRTGFQGGLNWYRCTTSGLNRSDLELFSGHTIDVPSCFISGVADWATFRPPGALEQMQRKACTKMQSFHIIAGAGHWLQQEQPEQLTELIVDFLQHAK from the coding sequence ATGAAAACACAAGATCAATTAAAGGACATGGAACTACCGGCAGGCATACGCGAGCGGTATGTTCCCGGAGTCAACGGCCTGACAGTGCATGTACTGGAAGCCGGTTTTGAGACACCAAAGCGCCCTGCTCTACTACTGCTGCACGGATTTCCGGAACTTGCCTACAGTTGGCGGAAAGTGATGCTGCCATTGGCAGCTGCGGGTTACCATGTGATCGCCCCTGATCTGCGTGGATATGGCCGCACAACGGGATCTGACAATAGTTTTGATGGAAATTATGCCTCTTTCAGGACCCATGAACTTTCCCGTGATGCCCTCGGTCTGATGATGGCTATGGGGCACAATTCTGTTTCCGCTATAGTGGGACACGATGTGGGTTCGACAGTGGCAGCGTATTGCGCTCTTGTCAGACCTGATTTTTTCCGGTCAGTTGTTATTTTAAGTTGTCCCTTCGGTGGAGTGCCACCTTTACCTTTTGGTGTTGAAGGACAAGCTTCACCGAATCTACAACCATTGGCACCTGCTAAAGATCCCCTTGCATCACTGCCAAGACCCCGTAAGGACAGTACCACCTATTTCTCATCACGCAGCGCCAATGATGATATGCTGAATAGCAAACATGGCCTGCGTGATTTTCAGCGGGCTTACTTTCACGTAAAGAGTGCAGACTGGAGTCAGAATAAACCATTTGCCCTTACCTCGGGCACGGCAGAAGAATTCGCCAGGCAGCCTACTTATTATGTGCTGGATCTGGATAAAACAATGCCGGAGTCAGTTGCTCCCTACATGCCGTCACAGAATGAAATAGACGCTTGTAAATGGCTTCCGGATAATGAAATAGATTTCTATACCCAGGAGTTTAAACGTACCGGTTTCCAGGGCGGATTAAACTGGTACCGTTGTACCACGAGCGGATTAAATAGGTCTGACCTCGAACTTTTTTCGGGTCACACCATAGATGTACCCTCCTGCTTTATTTCAGGGGTCGCTGACTGGGCAACATTTCGTCCGCCAGGCGCATTAGAACAGATGCAGCGCAAGGCCTGTACAAAAATGCAAAGCTTTCACATCATTGCAGGTGCGGGTCACTGGTTGCAACAGGAACAACCTGAACAACTCACCGAATTGATTGTCGATTTTTTGCAGCACGCAAAATAG
- a CDS encoding M50 family metallopeptidase: MEYFLPILFTIISVLLVIRPVTILCHELGHAIPAMLLTRKAVTIYLGSYGDADQCFKLTMGKFTFFVRYNPFKWRGGLCIPSASEIPRIQQIIYTLAGPLASFIIGGVAVYFTFDDNIEGFFKLFFILFMSSALLDAYVNLYPNPIPIRLANGHITFNDGYLLKMLISHNWVKISTGTKLYHKKRYAEAAILLEEGLSSSKSEYMYRLAISAYIQSQNYLKAKELSDEFVQKWQLKSADLSNMALAYSMLGFRDKAIELYDQSLELDPANKYSLNNKGLTLVALKRFEEGLVLFDKAIAVDSNFTYSFNYRGLTKIELGFNEEGLLDIKHALSLDPDNSDTFSALGVYYNKMGQYHDALKQFIKAKELNPGTQMIDELIKEAENQCGLK, from the coding sequence ATGGAATATTTCCTTCCGATCCTGTTTACTATAATTTCCGTGCTGTTAGTAATAAGACCTGTAACAATATTATGTCATGAACTGGGGCATGCTATCCCTGCAATGCTGCTAACCAGAAAGGCAGTAACGATTTATCTGGGATCTTATGGCGATGCAGATCAATGTTTCAAACTAACGATGGGTAAATTTACCTTCTTTGTTCGTTATAATCCGTTTAAGTGGAGAGGAGGATTATGTATTCCATCAGCATCAGAGATCCCCAGAATTCAGCAGATCATTTACACATTGGCCGGACCACTTGCGTCTTTTATTATCGGCGGGGTTGCTGTTTATTTCACATTTGATGATAATATAGAGGGCTTTTTCAAATTATTTTTTATTTTGTTCATGTCATCCGCATTATTGGATGCTTATGTAAATTTATACCCAAACCCCATTCCTATAAGACTTGCGAATGGTCACATCACATTCAATGATGGTTACCTTTTGAAAATGCTTATTTCCCATAATTGGGTGAAGATTTCGACCGGAACAAAATTATATCATAAGAAAAGATATGCAGAGGCAGCTATTTTGCTTGAGGAAGGACTTTCATCAAGCAAAAGTGAGTACATGTATCGTTTAGCCATCAGTGCATATATACAAAGCCAAAACTATCTGAAAGCTAAAGAATTGTCTGATGAATTTGTTCAGAAATGGCAACTGAAATCAGCTGATTTATCGAATATGGCACTGGCTTATTCAATGCTGGGCTTTCGCGATAAAGCGATTGAACTATACGACCAATCTCTCGAATTGGATCCTGCAAATAAGTATTCGCTGAATAATAAAGGGTTAACACTTGTTGCACTCAAACGGTTCGAAGAGGGACTTGTACTTTTCGATAAGGCAATCGCGGTGGATAGTAATTTTACATATTCCTTCAATTACAGAGGGCTTACTAAAATCGAACTGGGATTCAATGAAGAAGGTCTGCTGGATATCAAGCATGCCTTATCGCTTGATCCTGATAATTCCGATACGTTCTCAGCGCTAGGTGTATATTATAACAAAATGGGGCAATATCATGACGCCCTAAAACAGTTTATTAAAGCGAAAGAGCTAAACCCTGGCACACAAATGATAGATGAACTCATTAAAGAAGCTGAAAACCAATGCGGGTTGAAGTGA